tcaaactaatgttaccttctgatctccacaaactttactgttcagtgaagagaatcaaagtttgttgaggatttctaaaaaacccacaggtgaaggtctgagaagaactcagatggatgatctaaatgtgaaatcaagactcatggtcacaagttttaaggcttctgttaactagaaagttcaaactaacagagaagtactgagaaactttgaaaacttcagtcctcacactgtctgaaggttcaaactaacagagaactactcaggaacttagaagatttcagtcctcagactgtctgaaggttcaaactaacagagaactactcaggaacttggaagatatcagtccttggactgtctgaaagttcaatctcacagagatctactgtgggacttagaaaatttcagccctcagactgtgtgaaagctcaggtcctgaggactcgggaggtctggaggctttggaaagtcttggaactgagggttccaccctccagcacaaaggctgaagtccaacctcctgagaaaaacggtcgagtcgagactcgagtaaaaaaaaaaactcgaaaacgacaaaaaatagatgacaaatgcgcaaaaaaaagaagaattagtatctgagcgaatagctcaggggaaaagaagacagactaccaactggaaggtagctggttcgagacccgccaccggcctttaactttctttgtctttgtcagaatttagagaaaatttaagaagtgtctggtcttgaaccagcgacctgcagctccataggcaaatccttaactcactgagctacagatcagataaaaagaaataaattcgtcgtccctttgacatcgtagttactgaagtcaccacatgggtggagccaaggcggagtctgggtggagtcagggcggagagtaggcggggaggtgggtggcggcctcccccctctactcccccaccgcccaccacactttcccccgcccgacgagttcctcgagtctcgaggagttcttcgagtctcgacaggttttcccgagtttcttgagtttccacgaggtctgaggcagaacaagttgtcatgaagaggtgttgaagtcggccaggatggactgactttttacagcgactagaaggaagaccactagaagagcaggtctttaaccaccatccataaaatccatggagtcgctccagagaaatgaagggaggtcaacttttatcaacctccatccagatgttcaacttcatatctttacttggacatttttagcaccacaaacatttagtatcacactttattatcatttcttaggactttaatggaatccaccagcagatttagtttttgttgagaaactttattcttgtcgtcgtgggactgcagtatttaaaactgttccttctatttgaccttatgtttattagttttagtggagaaagtttgaattctcaattagtctcttaaaaactaaataataaattggattagtcaagaggtttaaatttcttactttgtcatattttaaatatgacaacaaagtataaaaataaagcatcttgagacaatttgacctgtaattggcattatagaaataaaattgaattacaattgtatgtatcttgtaatgttggagtaattcagccatatttgttggaaaacacattttctttgtccattaatctgtcgttttctccagtaattcatttcttgttttggtttataaaatgtcaagcccaaatatattcagtttactgtcataaaaaccaaaaagatttacattcatgatgcaggaatcaggcagtttttcactttttatcttagtttagtcagaaagatagttgataatgtgtgaattgttgcagcttgtgagccgtagaaggttttaatctttggggccgagtgtcaaaaaacatttagaaagcaacatcaacaaaacactcaacaaagggaaatccaaatttgcatgacaatgtctaattaaaggacatgaatttccaatgtaaatgtgtgatattcatcctctggagctttctcttcacatcatcttccacctggactggtttggtcgggagcatgtgcaacaaacatttgaaaaactgcactttaacatcaatgaatgacactgaagtttaatctctacataaatgagactgagtctggatgtgctgctccgtcattaactcctaagtttagggaaagttcaaacaaaacaggacagttcagataagacttgagaatgagcttattttgaacaaacatctcagactttctgagcttcagcacctctagcaagatattttaacaacaagcaactcaagagatccagaagttggagagagttagctttagctgagccaaagaacatgtgggacgctaacctagcaaacatttcagacttttcactgtgaattctgagaaataatttactatttaatgacagagctacacatcttaactcagtctcattaaaacagactctaattcagtgtcatccatccatattaaagtgcagttacccaaaatgtttgttgcatgagctccaacaaaacctgtccaggtagaaggccactttgacaaacaggaagtggaagattccaagcagatttatagaagggggaaccggactgtactaagtgtggtcaagtatagaggggtgttttgtgggttttcagtaaatgaaagtatttaaaaccttgagttaaacttagaagaacacaaactctaacagaaaactgttgatacgtttttgtttacagatggtaaaggagttttattcgttacgtataaccaatcaaatcactccagaagacagagcgaccacaggtagataaaggttcagagccaaaagctgcgattccacaagcatctactcggcgcggtacggctcgccactattgtatttgactcggctcgtctcggtttagttgtttttccatatagcctcatcgtgggtggagtcgtcatagcgcagcgagccgaaagtctcttaacgtcatttgtgtgcgacacaaatgcaacataacggaggcgatggttcacctgctgctcggtctgtggctttctgtcagattcaaagtaatagaagagtcggagaaagctgagagtgGTGAGTcggaacactcaggagacactcaggagagtttgggaggcgatacagcagtatcaagctgaagacaagaggatatgaacgagacgacatatgagggtaagctaatgctagttcgctagctatcgtgtatcagtcctgtgaacgaccctgtaatggctgcagtttatcgctattaggtattaaaatatgtatgctgtgtatgtgtttcagttattaaaatatgcatgctgtgtatgtgtttcagatgctctctgatgaggcttcatgggatttacctgaagcagcagcacatgagcctgcagtggcacaaggtgtagaggaggaggacagatgtACAGGATGTattgatgcactacgtgtcatgcagaagttaagttattcttctcattatacttctgtttttccgTCCCcagaccgctattgttttctttaatacaattctgacaataaacttttgtaccttttgcagatgtgtctgtgctattattttatttgtgaagattagcaagattacatgacaaattaaacaccaaaacattcaaacagctgttttaagaatattccagtttgataaatcagtattgctttggtgtaattcagtcaacggaattatgaacgTTAAAGgcgtttgtgttaaaacatgttaaatcccattaaacataaatgcattattagggaatacagaattgtttggttcagactgttgactcttttcctaccagtgtcttaacagacaaaatgaaaagttatgatgcaatcacagaagtcacaaaatagtttattagtcagcagcaaaatcaaaactatttacaatgtgtaaagtacaaactgtggtgggcctgtcctacagtagagggctaaaagtaaaactatatacaactaaatctcaagtctctgggaggtggactcgctggctgcccactgcctgcaccagctgccccagtacacccaggaatgactggttgaaggcagcattctggaccatctcctcccgctgcaaggccgcttcattctctcttgcctcgctgaggagcgaccagatgttctcatcatgctgggtgCCGGTTccgctcctcctcagcctgcatctccacaagtatgCTTGGAaagtccaattttctgtggcaccttttcctcttgcctagaccaaagacagaaaagtgatcagaatcagctttagtaagtacacaacatgcaaggaatttggttttggctgttggtgtcacactaggaatatggaagagaataataaaaaataaactatagaatgaggaacagggaggaaaaagaaatagtagcaaAGAAGAAACGTTTCTTGtgtctggtgatttttgtgtacagggatctgtagtgcctgccagaggggaggggggagacagtttaatgtccagggtgagtggggtctctgatgatattttctgcagtccgtactacatgctgtagtctgtttctgtcctgctgtgtggctgatccagaggtgcacaggacagattggatgactgcagtgtagaactggatcaacagctcctgcgGCAGGccgtgtctcctcagctgtcgtaggaaatacatcctctgctgagcctttttcaggatggagtggatgttcgtctcccactgcaggtcctgagagattgtcgtccccaggagcttgaaggactccacagctatgatgtgatgtgtttagccacccatCCACtaattttcaatcatgatcatgtctttgatagttttactttaatacatttttggcactctttaacagaagcacaaacagtacctcctccaccacaactaaaaacaacgtgGTGTGAACTGATCATttttgcaggcatttacacctgttgtaataataataatgcgaaaatcaaccatggtctctgtttaccgtgtcttaccagtgataagacgttgctgtgacgtgctggaggttgatgttgacagggtcggtgtccgagttggtactggtgctgaagctggtgctggagaggaggcgggggagctgggggctccatgacggaggtggagcaggCTTCGCACGtcgaaagggattcttgaacagaaataaacattcaccctaagtacacgaaaaatacgacattgtaacttgtgaaaaaaataaacctttaagaccactagcttagttcgtcatgctgactgatgtattagcttctgagagctaaacgttagaaacagcagcacgaaatacaagcggagcacggagctagcgctgatggctaactagctagcgccgatagctaactagctagcttattgtctgctacaggagacaacaacgttactttctaaatatacttgtttgcttaaagggagcttgccaccaatgggataaatgatgtaaaagtttcttgaagtcacaaaacactcaccgtcctcgaacgtctccaataatgcagcagctgagtctccctcctgttgctcgccagtgcggtgccagtaaatagcttccattaaacctcttccaacacctcctggttgacccacgccggccgctgtggtccttggtggaccaatagtcattttttgagctttttcagcttctctccacactgcttctgtcctctttatatacagtctactgtatacgTGGgtggccatccgctcagagacctcctgataaactttctccgtccagctccctctgtattctttggtccgccaccaaagacagaaaagtctcgacctcttcattcacccacggtacaagtctggctgtcatattaaaattatgaagaacagagaggtccgtgaagagcaatgcacaccgtcgctgtttagtttttttttttaaatgccggttttgttttcgtgctggagtcgctctcgtgtgtcgtcactccccgtcctatcagtggcctgcactcctgtccaaccagtggcctgcactatatAGACGTCACATCTAggctcacttcatctcgcttggaacctcagccgagaaggtacgGAAAATTGTGCTTGATACCatgcactaatccatatggaaacgctcgcaaacaaagacgagccgagccgcaccgcgccgagtaggtgcttgtggaatcgcggctataatagtagcgccatttttaaattgatttattaccgtaaatcagttaaaaaaaaaaaaatactgctaatcagtatatcagtcagcccacaattactacaactctacaatgtatgtctctttcctttgacttgttatttgtacaatatatgacgtatatgatggtgttttttcataccaaaggctatactatgatgttttctaagagacatacgatgctactctggttgttctggccctgcactcctcctctgttgttttctggattgtactcagctgcatgtcttcatccacccggcctccattgactcgtcctgcctgccgtctctggagctgaagctggattggaacagaccaaagtacagtccaatcacgatgccagctgcctctcaaaaggctccttcatctggcaggtggtggcacttcttctgaggggaagctgagctggcccagcagaactttggagatgtgttccagtggttggtggatgtgtggggagatagagagggacctttgaattgttcacaaaggaaaacagggaacccattggtagttttagtttagggtgctactgcggtgtgtttttgggttttaagaggtgaacaggaagtttttttttcgtattgattatcttttactttgttcctggttggaatgcccatcaatgtcaacatgaagttcacttttagttctgtttatttatttttattttactaacacccatttgtttttaaccccctcacatgtgttgttgtaaacttactctttcaaataaattctcgtctaaccctctggaaaccagcgtttggactgtttttgtgttgctcctcacctactgacagctgtggactaaaggctatactgtgacgtttttagagcgacatgctatactatgatgtttgttgggcgacacactatactataggcttttttaattgccatattactgacctttttttgttttttttagcaacatataagaattcaaacggttttaaaagttactatacttttacttgtgcaatgaaattattattctatggcattttttagacatattatacatgacaattttaggcaacatcctatcattttgcgctttttgaatcacataataatctgttttcttttttttttcttgccaacatgctgtactatgaactacaggccatactatgttattcttgagtaaagcatactatactttgacattttctgaactacatcctatactatagcgttatacacagagtgctttggttacatgttgatttataatctagatttttttctgttttgttttttgatgggattaccacagacctgaccgtgaacaccgttgacaccaacctgagggagacgctgcttaagatctcaaggctgcttggtcgtggtctttctggcacatactcttccaagatgagccgggaagtttaacactgatggaatgacaccaggtctaagccgacaaacttccagtTCCTCCTCAACCcgtagtctctgggaaacctacatggagtaagaaaagtagacagagaaataagtaagtctgtacacaacatattaaaaagaaatcatgctaataaattaagtacaaagaaccgaattcatcaatatactggagaccaaatttatttaatttgataagtataaccttgtttagtaacatttcaattatttgagagcctaaagaactgcctgtaatcccaatcataaaatggatttggaggaagaacatagatggtaatctggatatacatgagttaggctttataactactgttggtagtattggtggtagtaatagcaatgtgactactactagtagtagtttTTAGTACACtaactgctactacaacttgtgatactattacaaatgctgatactacttctacgactctaacagctgtttatactactactgctgcttgtacttttagtattactactactgcttgtacaactatactacagctactattaatcgtctggtatttggttgtcaagctgctagctcgccttagcgttttgctagtggctaactagttagctctcacagactggaagctctcaacaagatttcataatgaaaaaagagccaaaaactattcttacctatgaaaagtcattccgagtttccttgtctcaatcgtacgacgcagtgtgtaattgtatgcagcacagttagccggcatacttgtttccgttttcacgccgtctacatcaacggaatgcactgaaactttcccccactagcttagcctcgctgtagcacgcagctcaaaggggcgtgtcctatttactcattcatatctatgagaacagcggtggctgcacataaggacgtctgACGTTGGTTAGCTGcttaaataccattatatacagtctatagtaaatacgtatgtgaatcgcatcattggctgcagcagccagtcaccggtcactcactgacttacaatgaaaaatagcacagaatgaattgttacgtgtttattttatttacaatttaggttggattttttttgttgtgcgcagcagattttctgtgcgcggagaccgtgtcagcagtgcgcaattgcgcatgcgcgcagtttagagggaacagtggctGCAACTGTTTCCACTGATTGGTATTTAGTGATAGattttccttgtatcattttccatctttttgaaacctcacagtcagattttaaaatttcttaagggattcttttccatgtggagccatgatgtaaACATGAATATAGACACAGCTCATAGGCCCAAAACTGTTCACAGATCATTTTATAACACATTCTTGCAGTTAGGTGTTACGACGGGTGCAGAGGCCCAAGAGCAGGGAAATGAGACAGCAGACGAGTGACTTAAATGAAACAAGATTTATTTGCACAAAGgcaaaaccaaaaactacaaatgGAACTCTAAACCAGAAACAGAAGTCACTTATAATACACAGTCGGCGTAACAAAACACTTCTTAGAGGAGGGCGTAAACACCATACACAGAATAATAACCCACGTTTAATTCCTCCGAGCAggtaaactacaaaacaaaaactactacTCTCCACACAAAGTACCCAAACTCTATCCCTGAATCCCACTACACTAGCAGGAATaccaattaaacaaaacaacaatgctgTATTGTCAGATGCTGCTTGGAACGAGAACTTAGCTgaacagtctctctctctggtatGGGGTTAGAACCCAGGATTCCTGTCCAAGGTGTGGCAGCAGCCAGAGTCCTCCTTAGCTTAGCAAGACTTCTTGGATAAAGCCCCGGTCCTTGTAGAGTCTGGAAGCCTCTGCCAGGTGGCTTTCCAAccagaagagacagaaacaggcaGGAGTCAAtactgcacagagaaaacaggGTTAGATGCTGAGCTGGGAAATGCAGTGGCTCAGACAGATCTGAACGCAACACTAACTGTGAGTTAGGAGACGGTCCGGCACCAACTGACGAGACGAGGCACTCTTTATAGTGAGCCCAGCCAGCCTGATGAGCAACTCCCACCTGCACCCGATCAGCTGATTGGAAATCAGCCACACCTGCTGCCCACCACTGCCACAcacctagagagagagagaaacaacaggccagaggaggagagagcactgccACTTAATCACAGCCTCTGGCTGTGACAGTGACATTAGGAGGGTAGAATTTCTACTTTGGGGCTTGTCTTATAAATAAAGTATTCctaatgtatttgtttttgattgttcataaggGGAAATACTCTACTAGTCACCTTAGAAATAAAGCAGTTATTGGGAGGTGATGCAAGCTTTAACCATGTGACATTTAAGTGAGATTGCACAGAGCTAGACTCACTTCTGATGTATAACGTATGTATAATGCAGGAGGTGGGATATGTCAGGCAGCCAgagaacagtcagttcttgaagttaATGTCTTAAAGGCAGGAAAAATGGCAGCGCGAGGATATGAGCAGCTTCGACAGGGGTGATATTCTGAGAATGTGGTTGATTATTAAGCACGCTGTTAGTGGACACTGCTGACCACGATGCATTAAACTGAGAAAATGGTGGAGCCGCTTACAGCGAGACTAAAAATAAACCAGAGCGCAAATGGTGCTCCAGGAATATCTgcgaaaacaaaacaagaacagtGAAACCTTTGGGGAACTATTTGGTCTGGTGTGCACAATGTATCGCTTACTTTTAGAAGAAAATGGGGAAAACCACTGCTGAGTCATACATGGGATGAATGAATTTTCAATGGTGAATTTAACATGCAACATTAATATaatgtctgctgctgcaaagACGGTGGGTTTCTGGGtttaaccctcccgttgtcctcatttatgggcaccaaaaatattgtttccttgtctgacaaaaatccaaaaattcagcaaaaaaatccccaaatttctgaaaatttgcaaaaccttcaggaagaaaattccagtaattccttaaaagtttcccttaaaagttttatttttaaaaaaatcccccaaatttggtaagaaaatgcttgtaaatattttccaaaacattagtaaaaatcttccaaaaaaatcctaaaaatatctaaagtggttacatatatatcagtaaaacttgtaatattttccttaagaacattcacataaaaatcaaccaaaatccagcgaatttcgctggattttggttgatttttttgtgaatattcttaagaaacatttttaacatttcttttttccaccaaaaaatgttcaaagatttcccaaaaatgttgaaaatgtggacatcagaagtttcactgtgaaaatatttttttctccacattttcacactttaaaacggatcaattttgacccgcaggacgacacgagggttaagtcaTTATATTCTCTATAATATGGAGGTTCCTGTCCCTCACATAGGAGGAGCttgttgttaatattttttccttgcggtctgagcagagcagcagcaacatGGCGGCTAGTCACCTGTGTGTAAGTTCCCCCTGGAGGAAGGTTTATTATTGTCACTAAGGTCTCTGCAGTGCTGAGCTCGGTGTATGATGAGCTCAGAGTCTAGATACATGCTCCTTATTCTCATTAGGACTGTaactgatgattattttcattattgattaaacatttagtcttaaaataaagagcaaagcagcaaatcctcagtTGGAGCCAGTTAATGTTCCACACTTTTCTTGACAGATCACTTTCTAAATTAAATCACTGGTGTGTTTAAGCCCAATGAGAAACTGCAGTAGGCTCAAAATCACAGCAGTTATTTATaggaagcaatattttaataagctCCCAGTGAATCTATCATTTTCCTATCGATCATATGTTAGCTGTTTccttctgatttatttaatttgctaACTGAATTTCAAGCGCAGCAGATTTGATTTGGGGATGAAATGTCAGTGTCATTAACTGGCTGACCTGAAATGCTGCAGGTCAGCAGCTTCGCATAGCCTCCCATCGTGCAGATAACCAGGGCCCGACCCTGGCCTGTCACACTTGCTGTGGTGGCTTTATAAAGCCTTCCTGTCTTAGGGTAGCAACAGTGCCAAAGCTAAATAAATCACAGGCAGTAAATGGCTTCTACTCCTCAGCAATTTCCTCAGCTATCATCAGTCTGTGTGCTGTCAGTCGCCTGCTACCTCCGAGTCGCCCAGCACCGTCTTTCCCTGCAGTGTGGGGACCGGTTAGCCTCGCCTCCTGTTGTTCTAAGGACTAGAAGTAGAAGCGAAAGGTGGTCCGTGGGCCAAATCAGGGGCTGTGAGGTGCAACTGGGGCCGCCGTGCTGTGTCGTGGGGACAGGGAGCAGCCTGAccttgtgtttgtgtaatgGCCGTCCGTGTGATAGATGGCACTGCCAGAGGTTTCACCCACCACGCTGTGGGGCTGTCCACTTGCCCTGACACAGATGGATTTGCCTTTGGTTTTCCCCCTCACCTCTGCTGTGTAATTAATCTTCAGTGCAGGTCCACGGGATAGGAAAGTGTGCGCTGCCACTGTGGGCCGGCTGGCAGAT
The nucleotide sequence above comes from Amphiprion ocellaris isolate individual 3 ecotype Okinawa chromosome 8, ASM2253959v1, whole genome shotgun sequence. Encoded proteins:
- the LOC129349527 gene encoding uncharacterized protein LOC129349527, whose translation is MKRSRLFCLWWRTKEYRGSWTEKVYQEVSERMATHVYSRLYIKRTEAVWREAEKAQKMTIGPPRTTAAGVGQPGGVGRGLMEAIYWHRTGEQQEGDSAAALLETFEDESLSTCEACSTSVMEPPAPPPPLQHQLQHQYQLGHRPCQHQPPARHSNVLSLARGKGATENWTFQAYLWRCRLRRSGTGTQHDENIWSLLSEARENEAALQREEMVQNAAFNQSFLGVLGQLVQAVGSQRVHLPET